The Methylomusa anaerophila genome has a segment encoding these proteins:
- a CDS encoding dipeptidase: MIIDLHCDTIRRLNKLQDGAGLRRNNLNVDIEKLQKAGSLAQFFAMFVDIKQDGDSLEYALTLIDRFHQEIAANADAIAFAGNWEDLEYNRQTGKISAFLTIEEGGVVKGNLANLRILYRLGVRLVTLTWNYPNCIGFPHCDAAGQDKGLTSFGIDMVGELNRLGMIIDVSHLSDQGFYDVARLSTQPFTASHSNARAMAGHTRNLTDDMIRTLADKGGIMGINFERSFLGNGPQSKVADMVAHIRHIRNIGGREVIALGSDFDGISQELEIAHMGEIYKLIDGLKASGFTDEDIDKILWQNAARLIRAVMK, translated from the coding sequence TTGATCATTGATTTGCATTGTGACACCATTCGCAGACTGAATAAATTGCAAGACGGAGCAGGACTTCGGCGTAACAATCTGAATGTGGATATCGAAAAACTGCAAAAAGCCGGTTCCCTTGCTCAGTTTTTCGCCATGTTTGTTGATATTAAGCAGGACGGAGATTCTTTGGAATATGCGTTAACGCTTATTGACCGGTTCCATCAGGAAATAGCCGCTAACGCCGATGCCATTGCTTTTGCCGGCAACTGGGAAGACCTGGAATACAACCGGCAAACGGGTAAAATCTCAGCTTTCCTTACCATTGAAGAAGGCGGAGTGGTCAAAGGCAATTTGGCCAACTTAAGAATTCTGTACCGTTTGGGAGTCAGGCTGGTGACTTTAACCTGGAATTATCCCAATTGCATTGGTTTTCCTCACTGTGACGCCGCCGGGCAGGATAAAGGGCTAACTTCTTTCGGCATAGACATGGTGGGGGAATTGAACCGGCTGGGGATGATTATCGATGTTTCCCACCTCTCTGATCAAGGTTTCTATGATGTGGCCCGCCTGTCGACTCAGCCTTTTACCGCTTCTCATTCCAATGCCCGCGCCATGGCCGGCCACACGCGCAATCTGACCGACGACATGATTCGAACGCTGGCGGACAAGGGCGGCATTATGGGCATCAATTTTGAACGATCCTTCCTCGGTAATGGGCCGCAAAGTAAAGTGGCGGACATGGTGGCTCACATCCGCCATATCCGGAACATCGGCGGCCGGGAAGTAATTGCCCTGGGTTCTGATTTCGACGGCATCAGTCAGGAACTGGAAATCGCTCATATGGGTGAAATATACAAATTAATTGACGGGTTAAAGGCAAGCGGGTTTACTGATGAGGACATAGACAAGATCCTGTGGCAGAATGCCGCCCGGTTGATACGGGCGGTAATGAAATAG